A genomic region of Barnesiella propionica contains the following coding sequences:
- a CDS encoding S41 family peptidase yields MKRELHKLKIIIAGFVLVFLYSCHSVDEYANDPYGNFDALWSILDERYCFFEYKDIDWNQIREKYRSRITEQMTDEELFGVMDEMLKELKDGHVNLSTPFNISRYWKWFEDYPKNFDERLIDEYYLAFDYKIAGGIKYKILTDNIGYMYYGSFSSTVGESNLDYILSHLSICDGIVIDVRGNGGGSLTNVNTIASRFINEKRLIGYISHKSGPGHKDLSEPYPYYLEPSSRIRYQKPVVVLTNRETFSAANNFVSVMKGFPTVTIVGDVTGGGSGLPFSSELPNGWTIRFSASPIYDAEKQHTEFGVSPTEGYKVDMDMQMALEGKDTMLNTALSLLRLGMGR; encoded by the coding sequence ATGAAACGAGAGTTACACAAGTTAAAAATAATAATTGCCGGATTTGTCCTGGTATTTTTATATTCCTGCCATTCGGTAGACGAATATGCCAATGATCCGTACGGGAATTTTGATGCATTGTGGAGCATCCTGGACGAACGGTACTGTTTTTTTGAATATAAAGATATTGACTGGAATCAGATACGTGAGAAATACCGTTCCAGAATAACAGAGCAAATGACCGATGAAGAGCTGTTTGGAGTAATGGACGAGATGCTCAAGGAACTGAAGGACGGACATGTAAATCTTTCTACACCGTTCAATATTTCCCGTTATTGGAAATGGTTTGAGGATTATCCCAAGAATTTTGACGAAAGGCTTATCGATGAATATTATCTGGCTTTCGATTATAAGATTGCGGGAGGAATAAAATATAAGATACTTACCGATAATATAGGTTATATGTATTACGGCAGTTTTTCAAGTACGGTGGGAGAGTCTAATCTGGATTATATCCTTTCACACTTATCGATTTGTGACGGGATCGTTATCGATGTAAGAGGGAATGGAGGCGGTTCTTTGACAAATGTAAATACGATAGCTTCCCGTTTTATCAATGAAAAACGTCTGATAGGCTATATAAGCCATAAGTCAGGACCGGGGCATAAAGACCTTTCAGAACCTTATCCTTATTATCTGGAGCCTTCTTCCAGAATACGTTACCAAAAACCTGTTGTCGTACTGACGAACCGGGAGACATTTAGCGCAGCTAATAATTTCGTATCGGTAATGAAGGGTTTTCCTACCGTAACGATAGTAGGTGATGTGACCGGAGGAGGCAGCGGATTGCCTTTCTCTTCGGAATTGCCTAACGGGTGGACAATACGTTTTTCTGCTTCTCCCATTTACGATGCGGAAAAGCAGCATACCGAGTTCGGTGTATCGCCTACCGAAGGATATAAGGTAGATATGGATATGCAAATGGCTTTGGAAGGTAAGGATACTATGCTCAATACGGCACTGAGTCTTCTTCGTTTGGGCATGGGAAGATAA